One Gordonia pseudamarae genomic window, GTCAGTCCGTCGAACCGCCGATGCTCGACCTCAACACCCCGCACACCGACGAGAACTGGCAGGCGGTGCGGGAGTGGAACCACAAGTCCCATCCCGACGGCAGCTGGGTGCAGCGCAGCATCTTCTGCAAGAACGTCACCTTCATCCCGCACATCGTCAGCGGCAAGGTCGTGGTCAACGATTCGGGAATCGGACACTCCGACGGCAACACCGTGACCTTCCAGGACTCCACCACCGGCGACTACGACATTGTCCTGCTGTGCACGGGTTTCAGCGCCCAGAACATCTCCATCGGCGACCTGCACGTCAAGGACGGCAACGTCCGGAACCTGTACAAGCACTTCCTGCATCCCGAGCACCAGGGAACCGCCGCGTTCATCGGCTTCATCCGGCCGCTGACCGGTGCCGTGCCCACCTGCGCGGAGATGCAGGCACGCTATTTCGCCCGTGTGCTGAGCGGGAAACTGGCGGTTCCGGCCGACATCGATGAGCGTATCGGTCGCGACAAGGAGTGGGAGGAGCACTGGACGGCACTGAGCCCCACCCACCCCGAGGCCATTCCGTCGCAGGTGCTCTACCTGGATTCGCTCGCCGCGGAGATCGGCTGCCTGCTGCCGTGGTGGCGGCTCGTCCTCAACCCGAAACTATTCATCCAGGTCTGGTTCGGCAGCTTCAATCAATCCTGCTACCGCATCGTCGGCCCCCACAACCGGGGTCGGGCCGCGTTGGACGATCTGTATTCCGAGGAGATCGAGAACAGGCGGGACTGGGCGTTCAACATGTCGCTGCTACAGCTGATGCCCACGCACGTACATCCCGAACGCCTCATCTGAGGCATCGGTGAACATATCCGGCCGGGGCACCTGCGACGGTGCCCCGGCCGGACATGTGTGGGGTATGTATGCCGAATCAGCGGGTCAGACGGTGAAACCGAGTGCCCGGAGCTGTTCACGGCCGTCATCGGTGATCTTGTCCGGGCCCCACGGCGGCAGCCACACCCAATTGATCTCCAGGTCGGTGCACAGCCCGCTCCCGACGAGCGCCGTCCGTGCCTGGTCCTCGATGACATCGGTCAGCGGGCACGCCGCCGAGGTCAACGTCATATCGATCTTGGCGACGGCGTCGTCGGTGACATTCAATCCGTACACCAGTCCCAGATCAACGACGTTGATGCCCAACTCGGGGTCGACCACATCGCGCATCGCCTCCTCGACATCGTCCAGACTCGGCAGCGCGGTGCTCACCTCACCGGGCCCGGCACCATCGGCCGTGTCGGTGGCCGTGTCCCCCGCGGTGATCGTCTCGTCGGTCATGATGCTGTCTCCTTTGCCTCGACACCCTGCGCCAGTGCGTCCTTGAATGCGAGCCAGCCCAGCAGTGCGCATTTGACGCGCGCCGGGTACTTGCTGACACCGGCGAACGCTATACCGTCGCCGATCACGTCCTCGTCACCGTCGTCCGTGCCGCGTGAGGTCATCATCGCCGAGAACGAGTTGACCGTGGCCAGCGCCTCGGCGATGTGCAGGCCCACCAACTGGTCGTACAGGACCGACGTCGAGGCCTGCGAGATCGAGCAGCCCTGCCCGTCGTAGGACACGTCGGCCACCTGCTGTCCGTCGGCGGACAGAGTGACGCGCAAGGTCACCTCGTCGCCGCACGTCGGGTTGACGTGATGGACCTCGGCGACAAACGGGTCGCGCAGGCCCCGCCCGTGCGGGTGCTTGTAGTGGTCCAGGATCACGTCCTGGTACATCTGTTCCATGCGCATCAGCGCGCCCCGAAGAAGTTCTGGGCCTTGACGATCGCCTCGGCCAGGGTGTCGACCTCGGCGAGCGTGTTGTAGGCGGCGAACGAGGCCCGTGCGGTGGCCGCGACCCCGAACCGCTTGTGCAGCGGCCAGGCGCAGTGGTGTCCGACCCGGATCGCCACGCCCTCGTCGTCGAGGATCTGACCCAGATCGTGTGCGTGGATACCGTCGACCACGAACGAGACCGCACCCCCGCGCCGCCGCGTGGTGCCCGGACCGACGATGCGTACGCCGTCGATCCCGCCGAGCAGTCCCAGTGCGCGTTCGGTGAGCGCCTGCTCGTGCGCGGCGAGCACGTCCATTCCGATGGCGTCGAGGTAGTCGACGGCAGCGCCGAGCCCCACCACCTGCGAGGTCATCGGCACGCCCGCCTCGAAACGCTGCGGCGGCGGTGCGTAGGTGGACACCTCCATCGACACCGTCTCGATCATCGATCCACCGGTGATGAACGGCGGCAACGCGGCCAGCAGCGCGGCCTTGCCGTAGAGCACGCCCACCCCGGACGGTCCGAACATCTTGTGCCCGGAGAACGCGGCGAAATCGACGTCGAGAGCGGCGAAATCGACGGCCATGTGCGGCACCGACTGGCACGCGTCGAGCACCACCAGCGCACCGACCGCGCGGGAGCGCCGGACGAGTTCGGCGACATCGGCCACCGCACCGGTCACATTCGACTGGTGCGTGAAGGCGACCACCTTGACGGTGTTGTCCAGTTCCAGCGAATCAAGGTCGATGCGCCCGTCGTCGGTGACCCCGAACCAGCGCAGTGTGGCGCCCGTACGGCGGCAGAGCTCCTGCCACGGAACAAGATTGGCGTGATGCTCAAGTTCGGTGATCACCACGGTATCGCCCGGACCGAGCGCCTTGCCGCCGAACACGGCCGCACCGCGGTCATCGCCCAGCGTGTAGGTCACCAGGTTCAGCGATTCGGTCGCGTTCTTGGTGAACACGATCTCCTCTGCACCCACCCCGACGAAGCGCGCGATCTTCTCGCGCGCACCCTCGTAGGCGTCGGTCGCCTCCTCGGCCAGCTGGTGCGCACCCCGGTGAACCGCCGCGTTGCATGTGGTCACAAAGGCACGTTCGGCGTCGAGCACCTGGAGCGGCCGCTGCGAGGTGGCCCCGGAGTCCAGGTACACCAACGGTCTTCCGTCCCGGACGGTCCTGGACAGGATCGGGAAATCGGCCCGGATGCGGTCGATGTCGAGGGCGGTGGTGCTCGCGGCGGCCACCGTCTCGGGCGATGTGGTCACGGCCTTTCTCCTCCTGGTGTGGGTCAGCCCGCCGTGTGTGAGGCGGCGGCCGAGGTGAACCGGACGTACCCGTTCTCTTCGAGCTCGTCGGCCAGTTCGGGACCGGCGGATTCGACGACGCGCCCATTGACGAACACGTGCACGTAGTCCGGCTTGATGTATCGCAGGATCCGGGTGTAGTGCGTGATCAGCAGCACGCCGCCGTTCTCGCGCTCCTTGTACCGGTTGACGCCCTCGCTGACGATGCGCAGCGCGTCGACGTCGAGGCCGGAGTCGGTTTCGTCGAGGATGGCGATCTTCGGCTTGAGCAGACCGAGCTGGAGGACCTCATGGCGCTTCTTCTCGCCACCGGAGAAGCCCTCATTGACACTGC contains:
- the sufU gene encoding Fe-S cluster assembly sulfur transfer protein SufU, encoding MRMEQMYQDVILDHYKHPHGRGLRDPFVAEVHHVNPTCGDEVTLRVTLSADGQQVADVSYDGQGCSISQASTSVLYDQLVGLHIAEALATVNSFSAMMTSRGTDDGDEDVIGDGIAFAGVSKYPARVKCALLGWLAFKDALAQGVEAKETAS
- a CDS encoding SufS family cysteine desulfurase; this translates as MTTSPETVAAASTTALDIDRIRADFPILSRTVRDGRPLVYLDSGATSQRPLQVLDAERAFVTTCNAAVHRGAHQLAEEATDAYEGAREKIARFVGVGAEEIVFTKNATESLNLVTYTLGDDRGAAVFGGKALGPGDTVVITELEHHANLVPWQELCRRTGATLRWFGVTDDGRIDLDSLELDNTVKVVAFTHQSNVTGAVADVAELVRRSRAVGALVVLDACQSVPHMAVDFAALDVDFAAFSGHKMFGPSGVGVLYGKAALLAALPPFITGGSMIETVSMEVSTYAPPPQRFEAGVPMTSQVVGLGAAVDYLDAIGMDVLAAHEQALTERALGLLGGIDGVRIVGPGTTRRRGGAVSFVVDGIHAHDLGQILDDEGVAIRVGHHCAWPLHKRFGVAATARASFAAYNTLAEVDTLAEAIVKAQNFFGAR
- a CDS encoding metal-sulfur cluster assembly factor, with translation MTDETITAGDTATDTADGAGPGEVSTALPSLDDVEEAMRDVVDPELGINVVDLGLVYGLNVTDDAVAKIDMTLTSAACPLTDVIEDQARTALVGSGLCTDLEINWVWLPPWGPDKITDDGREQLRALGFTV